From the Tripterygium wilfordii isolate XIE 37 chromosome 6, ASM1340144v1, whole genome shotgun sequence genome, one window contains:
- the LOC120000903 gene encoding LOW QUALITY PROTEIN: mediator of RNA polymerase II transcription subunit 19a-like (The sequence of the model RefSeq protein was modified relative to this genomic sequence to represent the inferred CDS: inserted 1 base in 1 codon) has product MDPEGKKFGTGPRELTGAVDLISHFKLLPHHDFFCKRTLPVSISDTHYLHNVVGDTEIRKGEGMQLDQLLQNTSYSRDTNARIQPFDLDILREAFLLRESAPIELPLAEKGTPTIAGKSKSESKDKERKHKKHKDKDKEKDKEHKKHKHRHKDRSKDKDKEKKKDKSGXIDHSAEHLKKHHEKKRKHNGDEDLNDAHRHKKSKHRSSKIDDMGAIKVAG; this is encoded by the exons ATGGATCCTGAAGGCAAGAAGTTTGGAACAG GACCAAGGGAACTGACTGGCGCTGTTGATCTTATAAGCCACTTCAAGTTGTTACCCCACCATGACTTTTTCTGCAAGCGGACACTTCCTGTATCAATTTCAGATACACATTATCTTCACAACGTGGTGGGAGACACAGAAATCAGAAAAGGTGAAGGGATGCAGTTGGATCAGCTTCTACAGAATACATCCTATTCCAGGGATACAAACGCCCGCATACAACCATTTGACCTTGATATTCTCAGAGAGGCTTTCTTGCTGAGGGAATCTGCTCCCATTGAGTTACCTCTT GCAGAGAAAGGGACTCCTACAATTGCTGGGAAATCGAAGAGTGAGTCCAAGGACAAGGAAAGGAAGCATAAAAAGCAcaaagataaagataaagagAAGGATAAAGAGCATAAGAAGCACAAGCACCGCCACAAGGATCGAAGTAAAGATAAagacaaggagaagaagaaagataaaagTG TTATTGATCACAGTGCTGAACACTTGAAGAAACACCATGAAAAG AAAAGGAAGCACAatggagatgaagatctcaATGATGCTCATAGACACAAAAAAAGTAAG CATAGGAGTTCCAAAATTGATGATATGGGTGCAATAAAGGTAGCAGGCTGA
- the LOC120000901 gene encoding acyl-coenzyme A thioesterase 9, mitochondrial-like, whose amino-acid sequence MDLKMVGCVVWVGRSSMDIQLEVIQSTKDNSSVTDSVALSANFIFVARDSKTRKAAPVNRLSPQTEKEKLLFEEAEARSKLRKSKAVGNNRGFENEEVNRLQALLTEGRIFSDMPALADRNSILLRDTRLEHSLICQPQQRNLHGRIFGGFLMHRAFELAFSTAYAFAGLAPYFLEIDHVDFLRPVDVGDFLRFKSCVLYTELENPDHPLINVEVVAHVTRPELRSSEVSNTFYFTFTIRPEAKSTNKGFRIRNVVPATEEEARHILERMDAKAIQSAKE is encoded by the exons ATGGATCTGAAAATGGTCGGCTGTGTCGTATGGGTTGGGCGATCATCAATGGACATTCAGTTAGAAGTCATTCAGTCTACAAAAG ATAATTCCAGTGTGACAGACTCAGTAGCTCTGTCAGCAAACTTCATATTTGTGGCCCGGGACTCTAAGACTAGGAAAGCTGCTCCAGTGAACCGGCTCTCACCACAAACCGAGAAAGAGAAGTTACTTTTTGAGGAGGCTGAAGCAAGGAGTAAATTAAGGAAGAGCAAGGCAGTAGGAAATAATAGAGGATTTGAGAATGAGGAGGTAAACAGACTTCAAGCATTGTTGACCGAGGGCCGAATCTTCAGTGACATGCCAGCCCTGGCAGACAGAAATAGCATTCTTCTCCGGGATACACGCCTTGAACACTCTTTGATTTGCCAGCCACAGCAAAGGAACCTCCATGGTAGAATTTTTGGAGGTTTTTTGATGCACCGAGCATTTGAATTGGCTTTCTCAACGGCTTATGCCTTTGCTGGATTGGCTCCTTACTTTCTGGAGATTGATCATGTTGATTTTCTAAGACCT GTGGATGTGGGGGATTTCCTTCGTTTCAAATCTTGTGTTCTCTACACAGAACTTGAAAACCCGGATCATCCTTTAATCAATGTTGAAGTTGTTGCTCATGTTACAAGGCCAGAGCTCAGATCTAGTGAG GTATCAAATACATTCTACTTCACATTCACCATACGTCCAGAGGCAAAGTCCACGAACAAAGGATTCAGGATTCGCAATGTTGTTCCAGCAACAGAGGAAGAAGCACGTCATATCCTGGAGCGCATGGATGCAAAGGCCATACAGTCAGCCAAAGAGTGA
- the LOC120000578 gene encoding uncharacterized protein LOC120000578 produces MFTDGLDEKAIDWIKQGRDADNLEHRVRSPFSENRLRDPYPKSPLASPFSSSHVLPPLKFHSGLPTPHSLTTPPLGDEDAESVESVSGSSGEESFLEGTNAEDFYDYEEEENICVERRKPNSRLNRELLMEDLKIELPRNVRRYTADGELGMRKFVLKNIISTTTSECGGSARERVQPHNTISPSVPEKHVRKDVEDLGTPSAPPIMEFDEEEKSIGVEAEIDPSGIGIRGSAEPETSSDVGQGGLADWSSQHTQWTVLGETIRKTMTEEKEEKISYWQTNSVDYSTSGQHAWQTLVAYDACIRLCLHAWSRCCTEAPEFLRDECLVLRSAFGLHKFLLQPRHVQPAVVRTNENVEQIFPLKVKKVVGKIRVEVKKIRVLPRRKLKSTYSQQSAIYIQVGKEYIRHVSSLVKTGMNTLRLSSFSVASEEPLSCLFQLKSATEDTQVEPGSAICLLPGSGNYHIFFPESEADAVLIEVQDSMKSVHGRATIPISSLTDNPGDRIRWWPLYHDDQECIGKIQLSIGSTITCDETNNIKSGAVVETLAYDLLLEAAMRGQLFHSRNLRLHGPWKWLLTEFADYYGVSDTYTKLRYLSHVMNVATPTKDCLELVKELLVPILKAKSEKSLTRQEKSILLDCETQIESLLATVFENYKSLDENTSTGIADVFGPMQEMVAPVLAPAVQVYCLLHDILSQDAQIMLRNYLQTAAKKRCRKHMVETDEFVSSNSEGLMDSITTSTAYLKMKNLCLNIRNEIQADIKIHNQHIFPSSIDLSNVAAGVYSTELCNRVRGFLSAWPLSGPLPHVIELLIATADFERNLELWNISPVQGGVDSRSLFHDYVMVWIQDMELNLLELCKAEKVAWAGVITNHSTSPFAEEMYDKIQNSLIEYEVVINRWPQYSLILENAVSNVERAIIKALEKQYYEILTPLRDSIPKRLNIQVQKLTRRQSTTMYSVPNHLGTFMNTIKRILDVLHCRVEDLLKSWASYLPVAGDKKSLFGEQMNGITVVLRTKYKNYLQATVEKLVSNIQDNRSTRLKRILEDIKEEDGETDVRERMQMLSLQLIDSISNLHEVFTSRIFIATCRGFWDRMGQIVLKFLEGRKENQVCYNGSYYALGILDDTFASQMQRLQGNSLQDKDVEPPRSVTEARSILCRDTSNVDTSTYSTYNSSHTSSNLQAEKVHSSFRIWTTSFGLSLLRPLLPFGWSRLASLAPTLKRAVFALP; encoded by the exons ATGTTTACAGACGGTCTCGACGAGAAAGCTATCGACTGGATCAAGCAG gGAAGAGATGCCGATAACCTGGAACATCGTGTTCGATCTCCTTTTTCGGAGAATCGACTCCGTGATCCATACCCGAAGTCCCCTCTGGCCAGCCCTTTTAGCTCTTCACACGTGTTGCCTCCGCTGAAGTTCCACTCTGGATTGCCGACTCCTCATAGCTTGACCACTCCTCCTCTTGGAGACGAGGATGCCGAGAGTGTTGAATCTGTGTCTGGGTCCTCTGGGGAGGAGAGTTTCTTGGAAGGAACGAATGCAGAGGATTTTTATGActacgaagaagaagaaaatatatgtGTTGAGCGAAGGAAACCTAATTCTAGATTGAACAGAGAGTTGTTGATGGAGGATCTGAAGATTGAGCTGCCGAGGAACGTCAGGAGATACACAGCAGATGGTGAATTGGGGATGCGAAAATTTGTCCTAAAGAATATAATTTCAACAACGACCTCAGAGTGTGGCGGTTCTGCACGAGAGAGAGTTCAACCGCACAACACAATT AGTCCTTCCGTCCCTGAAAAGCATGTGCGTAAAGATGTTGAGGATTTGGGGACTCCTAGTGCACCTCCTATCATGGagtttgatgaagaagaaaagagtaTTGGGGTTGAAGCCGAAATTGATCCAAGTGGAATTGGGATTCGTGGGTCAGCAGAACCAGAAACTTCTTCTGATGTTGGTCAAGGAGGTTTAGCTGATTGGTCTTCGCAACATACACAATGGACTGTCCTTGGTGAAAC CATAAGAAAGACCAtgacagaagaaaaagaagaaaagatctCTTATTGGCAAACAAACTCAGTGGACTATAGCACCAG CGGTCAACATGCATGGCAAACTCTTGTGGCCTATGATGCATGCATACGCCTATGTCTGCATGCATGGAGTAGATGCTGCACTGAAGCGCCTGAGTTCCTGCGTGATGAATGTCTGGTTCTTCGAAGTGCCTTTGG GCTACACAAATTTCTGTTGCAACCAAGACATGTGCAACCAGCGGTAGTTAGGACTAATGAAAATGTTGAACAGATTTTCCCTTTGAAGGTAAAGAAGGTCGTTGGAAAAATTAGGGTCGAAG TGAAGAAAATTCGAGTGCTACCAAGACGGAAACTTAAAAGCACATACTCACAGCAGAGTGCAATCTACATTCAAGTGGGCAAAGAGTATATCCGACATGTTTCATCACTAGTGAAAACTGGCATGAATACTCTTAGGTTATCTTCATTCTCTGTGGCATCTGAAG AGCCATTGTCATGCCTATTCCAATTGAAGAGTGCAACCGAAGATACTCAAGTCGAGCCAGGTTCTGCTATATGTTTGCTCCCTGGAAGTGGAAATTACCATATATT TTTTCCAGAGAGTGAAGCAGATGCTGTTTTGATAGAAGTTCAAGATTCAATGAAATCAGTGCATGGTCGAGCTACAATTCCAATTTCTTCATTGACTGATAATCCT GGTGACAGAATCAGGTGGTGGCCCTTATACCATGATGACCAAGAATGTATTGGGAAGATTCAGCTGTCCATTGGGAGTACAATCACATGTGATGAAACTAATAACATAAAG AGTGGAGCTGTTGTGGAGACTCTAGCATATGATCTGTTGCTCGAGGCTGCAATGCGGGGGCAGCTTTTCCATTCACGAAACTTAAGGTTGCATGGACCATGGAAATGGTTGTTGACTGAATTTGCAGACTATTACGGAGTTTCTGATACATATACCAAGCTGAG ATATCTTTCACATGTCATGAACGTGGCAACTCCAACAAAAGACTGCTTAGAGCTTGTCAAAGAGTTACTTGTACCTATCTTAAAGGCTAAAAGTGAGAAAAGTCTGACTAGGCAAGAG AAAAGCATATTGTTGGACTGTGAAACACAAATTGAGAGTCTATTGGCAACTGTTTTTGAGAACTACAAGTCATTGGATGAGAATACGTCAACTGGGATAGCAGACGTATTTGGTCCAATGCAAGAGATGGTGGCACCAGTTTTAGCTCCTGCTGTTCAGGTTTACTGTCTGCTTCATGACATACTATCTCAAGATGCCCAGATTATGCTGAGAAACTATCTGCAG ACAGCTGCAAAGAAGAGGTGCCGTAAGCATATGGTTGAGACCGACGAGTTTGTATCCAGCAACTCTGAAGGTCTCATGGACTCAATTACCACCTCAACAGCTTATTTGAAGATGAAGAATCTGTGTTTAAATATTCGCAATGAAATTCAGGCAGACATCAAAATCCACAATCAACACATATTTCCAAG ctcAATTGACTTATCAAATGTTGCAGCTGGTGTTTACAGCACTGAGTTGTGTAATAGAGTTAGAGGTTTCCTCTCTGCATGGCCTCTGTCTGGCCCACTGCCCCATGTGATTGAACTTCTGATTGCAACTGCTGACTTTGAGCGGAACCTTGAGCTGTGGAATATCAG TCCAGTGCAGGGTGGTGTTGATTCAAGAAGTTTGTTCCATGACTATGTAATGGTTTGGATCCAGGACATGGAACTTAACTTACTTGAGCTTTGCAAAGCAGAAAAG GTGGCATGGGCTGGAGTAATTACAAATCATTCCACCTCTCCTTTCGCTGAGGAAATGTATGATAAAATACAAAATTCCCTCATCGAGTATGAAGTGGTGATCAATCGATGGCCTCAGTACTCGTTGATATTGGAAAAT GCTGTTTCCAATGTGGAAAGAGCAATAATTAAGGCACTGGAGAAGCAATATTATGAAATCTTGACTCCTTTAAGAGATAGCATTCCGAAAAGGCTTAATATCCAGGTCCAGAAGCTCACAAGAAGACAGTCAACAACAATGTATTCAGTACCCAATCAT CTAGGAACTTTCATGAATACAATCAAGAGAATTCTTGATGTCTTGCATTGCAGAGTGGAGGACCTCTTGAAGTCTTGGGCATCTTATCTCCCTGTAGCTGGGGATAAGAAGTCACTCTTTGGGGAGCAGATGAATGGGATTACGGTTGTGTTgcgaacaaaatacaaaaactaCTTGCAGGCTACAGTAGAGAAACTTGTTAGCAAT attcaaGATAATCGAAGCACTAGACTTAAACGAATTCTGGAGGACATAAAAGAGGAAGATGGAGAAACTGATGTTCGCGAAAGAATGCAGATGCTTAGTCTACAACTGATCGACTCTATTTCCAACTTACATGAAGTGTTCACTAGTCGGATATTCATTGCAACTTGCCGTGGATTCTGGGATAGGATGGGACAG attgttttaaaatttctcgAGGGAAGGAAGGAAAACCAAGTGTGTTATAACGGATCTTATTATGCTCTAGGG ATATTAGATGACACCTTTGCATCCCAGATGCAGAGATTGCAAGGAAACTCACTGCAAGACAAAGATGTTGAGCCACCTCGCTCAGTAACCGAAGCTCGTTCTATTCTCTGTAGAGACACATCAAACGTTGATACATCTACCTATTCTACGTATAATAGCAGTCACACTTCATCAAATCTCCAAGCAGAGAAGGTCCACA GTTCTTTTCGCATTTGGACTACTAGCTTTGGGTTGTCCCTCCTTAGACCTCTTCTGCCTTTTGGTTGGTCAAGGCTAGCCAGCCTAGCTCCCACCCTCAAGCGGGCTGTTTTTGCTCTCCCTTGA
- the LOC119999747 gene encoding transmembrane 9 superfamily member 12-like gives MIFLMTSKSKTTKIFWALLFLVLFAHACVGFYQPESYMHTFAPGDHISAKVNSLTSINTELPFSYYSLPYCKPLGGIKKSAENLGQLLMGDQIVNSPYRFRMNVNETVFLCITHPLSEHEAEILKQRTSDLYQVNMILDNLPVMRYAKQNGVKIQWTGFPVGHIAFGSNDGYIINHLKFTVLIHEYEGSGVEIIGTGEEGMGVISEADKNKASGFEIVGFEVQPCSIKYDPEATTKLHMYDNIPSVSCPFELDKSQIIRNQERVSFTYEVEFVKSDIRWPSRWDAYLQMEGDSIHWFSILNSLMTIAIVFVIFLWIVRRDLTRYEELEKEAQPQLSEELSGWKLVVGDVFREPECSKLLCVMVADGVQIVGMAVITIVFAALGFMSPASPRGMLLTGMIILFLLLGIIAGYVGVRMWKTIKGSSEGWKSVSWSVACFFPGIVFVILTALNCLLWGNISTGAIAISTYFLLLALWFCISVPLTLLGGFFGTRAEAIKYPVQTNEIPREIPARKYPSWLLVLGAGILPFGTLFIELFFILSSIWLGRYYYVFGFLLIVLSLLVVVCALVSVALTYIHLRLENWQWWWKSFFASGSVALYVFLYSVNYLVYDLQGLSGPVSAMLYLGYSLLMAVAIMLSTGAIGFLMSFYFLHYLISSVKID, from the exons atgattttcttgatgacATCAAAAAGTAAGACGACCAAAATCTTCTGGGCTCTCCTGTTTCTGGTTCTCTTTGCCCATGCATGCGTTGGGTTTTATCAGCCAGAAAGCTACATGCACACCTTTGCACCTGGTGATCACATATCTGCTAAAGTTAACTCATTGACTTCTATTAATACTGAGCTTCCATTCAGCTACTACAGTCTGCCTTACTGCAAACCCCTTGGTGGAATCAAGAAGAGTGCTGAGAATCTTGGACAACTCCTTATGGGAGATCAGATTGTTAACTCGCCGTACCGATTTCGGATGAATGTCAATGAGACTGTGTTTCTCTGCATTACACATCC gttg aGTGAACATGAGGCTGAGATTTTGAAGCAGAGAACCAGTGATCTGTATCAAGTGAATATGATTCTAGATAATCTTCCTGTGATGAGGTATGCAAAACAGAATGGGGTTAAAATTCAGTGGACAGGATTCCCAGTTGGGCATATAGCATTTGGCAGTAATGATGGTTACATTATCAACCACCTCAAGTTCACAGTCTTGATCCACGAGTACGAAGGAAGTGGTGTAGAGATTATCGGCACTGGGGAAGAAGGTATGGGTGTGATTTCTGAAGCTGATAAGAATAAGGCTTCTGGTTTCGAGATTGTCGGTTTTGAGGTACAACCTTGTAGTATCAAGTATGATCCTGAAGCGACGACAAAACTCCACATGTATGACAACATTCCATCTGTGAGCTGCCCCTTTGAGCTTGACAAGTCTCAAATAATAAGGAACCAAGAGAGAGTATCCTTCACTTATGAGGTTGAGTTTGTGAAAAGTGATATTAGATGGCCATCTCGATGGGATGCTTATTTGCAAATGGAAGGTGATAGTATTCACTGGTTTTCAATCCTTAATTCTCTCATGACGATTGCAATTGTGTTCGTCATATTCTTATGGATTGTGAGAAGGGATTTGACTAGATATGAAGAATTGGAAAAAGAAGCTCAACCACAGTTGAGTGAGGAGCTTTCTGGGTGGAAGCTCGTTGTGGGTGATGTATTCAGAGAACCAGAGTGCTCCAAACTTCTTTGCGTGATGGTTGCCGATGGGGTACAGATTGTGGGTATGGCAGTTATCACTATTGTTTTTGCAGCCCTTGGTTTCATGTCACCGGCATCACCACGAGGAATGCTTTTGACAGGGATGAtaattcttttccttttattggGCATTATTGCTGGGTATGTTGGTGTACGAATGTGGAAAACCATCAAGGGATCTTCAGAGGGGTGGAAGTCAGTTTCATGGTCAGTTGCATGCTTCTTTCCTGGAATCGTCTTTGTTATCCTTACAGCATTAAACTGCCTTCTCTGGGGCAATATTAGTACTGGTGCTATCGCAATTTCCACATATTTTCTACTGCTGGCTCTCTGGTTCTGCATATCAGTGCCACTCACCCTCTTGGGAGGATTTTTTGGCACACGAGCTGAGGCCATCAAGTATCCTGTGCAAACCAACGAGATACCTCGGGAAATTCCAGCCCGCAAATATCCATCATGGCTTTTGGTTCTTGGTGCTGGAATCCTTCCTTTCGGAACTCTCTTCATTGAGCTTTTCTTCATCCTCTCTAGCATCTGGCTTGGGAGGTACTATTATGTCTTCGGGTTCCTGCTGATAGTTCTTTCCCTGCTGGTGGTTGTTTGTGCTCTAGTATCGGTGGCCTTAACCTATATCCATCTCCGTCTGGAGAACTGGCAGTGGTGGTGGAAATCTTTCTTCGCCTCGGGTTCGGTAGCTCTATACGTCTTCCTGTACAGTGTTAATTACTTGGTTTATGACCTACAGGGTTTGAGTGGTCCTGTGTCAGCCATGCTCTATCTCGGATATTCATTGCTCATGGCAGTCGCGATCATGTTGTCTACTGGAGCCATTGGCTTCCTCATGTCCTTCTATTTTCTGCACTACCTCATCTCATCCGTAAAGATTGACTAG